One Mesoplodon densirostris isolate mMesDen1 chromosome X, mMesDen1 primary haplotype, whole genome shotgun sequence genomic region harbors:
- the LOC132482477 gene encoding bax inhibitor 1-like, translating to MNIFDRKINFDALLKFSHITPSTQQHLKKVYASFALSMFVVAAGAYVHVVTHFIQAGLLSALGSLGLMIWLMATPHSHETEQKRLGLLAGFAFLTGVGLGPALDLCIAISPSILPTAFLGTAMIFTCFTLSALYARRRSYLFLGGILMSAMSLMLLSSLGNLFFGSIWLFQANLYVGLVVMCGFVLFDTQLIIEKAENGDKDYIWHCVDLFLDFVTLFRKLMMILAMNEKDKKKEKK from the coding sequence ATGAACATATTTGATCGGAAGATCAACTTTGATGCACTCCTTAAATTTTCCCACATAACCCCCTCGACACAGCAGCACCTGAAGAAGGTCTATGCCAGTTTTGCCCTCAGTATGTTTGTTGTGGCTGCCGGGGCCTATGTCCATGTGGTCACCCACTTCATTCAGGCTGGCCTGCTCTCTGCCTTGGGCTCCCTGGGGTTGATGATTTGGCTGATGGCAACACCTCATAGCCATGAAACTGAGCAAAAAAGACTGGGACTTCTTGCTGGATTTGCTTTCCTTACAGGAGTTGGCCTGGGCCCTGCTCTGGACTTGTGCATTGCCATCAGCCCCAGCATCCTTCCCACCGCCTTCCTGGGCACAGCAATGATCTTCACCTGCTTCACCCTGAGTGCACTCTATGCCAGGCGCCGTAGCTACCTGTTTCTGGGAGGTATCTTGATGTCAGCCATGAGCCTGATGCTCTTGTCTTCCCTGGGGAATCTTTTCTTTGGATCCATTTGGCTTTTCCAGGCAAACCTGTATGTGGGGCTGGTGGTCATGTGTGGCTTTGTCCTTTTTGATACTCAGCTCATTATTGAAAAGGCTGAAAATGGAGATAAAGATTATATCTGGCACTGCGTTGACCTCTTCTTAGATTTCGTTACTCTCTTCAGAAAACTCATGATGATCCTGGCTATGAATGAGAAGgataagaagaaggagaagaagtgA